In the Necator americanus strain Aroian chromosome X, whole genome shotgun sequence genome, CACGCAATTGTCCATTTCGAAACATCTGTATCTATGTCAGCCCCAAGAATTCCAATGCCCAACTTTTTCGCGACTGATAACTTTCCCTTAAACAATTACTTTTCTGGTGTTGACTGCTCTACTCTATTTAATCAATACTCTTCATGTTCGGACATTTATCTAAGATTCTGCAAGAAGGTTTATGAGGGTCTTGcaaaatttgttccttttcgatttcctcgcgcttcttctttgaatcttcCACACCAACTGAAAGCCTTAATCTCTCATAGGCAACGTCTTTTTGAGGAGGTAGACCATCCTTTACATAACCCGCTGTACAAGAAAGTATGTTCTGACATTGACTTCCACATGAAAAGATATCTTTCTTATCGAGAGCGCCCCTCAGTGCACAGCGAATCCATGAAGCCCTTCTATTTGTACTTAAGGCATAAAATGAAAGGCAATGGAAAACTTCCTGGTGTTGTGGATCAAACAGGAGTTACTTATATCAGAGATGCTGATAAAGCTAATGCCCTAGCCCTGCATTTTGCTAGTGTGTTTTCTTCAGAGTGCAGTAATAACACTCCAGAAACTGTTGGCACTGCTCCTATCCAACAGCAGTGCAGTGTCATATTTTTTCCATCCTTCAGATATCTGCAAATACCTCAAGTCTCTTAAACCGTCGATTGGTGAAACGCATGATGGAATCCCGCCAATTGTATATAAGGAGTATGCTGCTACTTTATGTTGTCCTCTAGCCCATATTTTTAACATCTCAATGCAATTTTCGGAGGTGGGGAAAAGCGCCATAGTTACAGCAATTCCTAAATCCCCAGGTACTAATCTGCTGAGCAATTACCGTCCTATTAGCTTATTACCAACGCCAgtcaaaattatggaaaagataATCAGGGATAAAATATTGCCTTGGCTAAAGAAGTTTCATCTGATTCCCACTCAACAACATGGGTTTGTCGCAGGAGCTTCGACATCTACCAATCTAATTGATAGTATTTTTGACTGGTCCTTAGCTTGCAATTATGGCAAATCGATTGATATAATATACGTTGATCTGTCTAAAGCCTTCGATAAAGTATGTCACTCTAAATTAATTGCAAAGCTTAACTACTTCGGAATAACGGACCATGTTATGAATTGGATAATCTCATATCTTAGTATGAGAAGTATGACAGTCAAAGTCGGCCACAAATACTCAGCCAAATTTCCTTGCATAAGTGGAGCTCCACAAGGAGGAGTTCTGTCCCCTCTCTTGTTTCTCATCGACACTATCGACCTACCTAATGTGCTCAGAACCTCTTCTCACGCAGTGCCCAAATGTACGCTGATGACATTAAGATTTACGGCATATATGATGACGAGAACTACCTCGAAGTACGCACTGCACTTCAGACATCACTGGCAAAAATGTTGGGCTGGGCTTCCAAATGGGATCTGCGCATTAACTACGACAAGTCTCTGGTTATGCATGTAGGTAAAGGGAATGTGGCTGAGTATAGTATGAGTGGAGTAATtcttaaaatttgtaaatctGCAAGAAACTTAAGAATTTTTGTGGCTGATAACCTCAACTTCACAGAACATATTGATCACATTGTAAGAAAAGCATACTTCTCCCTTTTTCGACTATTCCGCATTGCTCACACCTCTAATCCAACTATTTTCGCTCGTCTATACTAATCGTTCGTCTTACCTCATCTTGAATATGGCTCTCAAATTTGGagcccttcaaagaaaaaacatatagCAAGGCTCGAAAAGGTGCAAGAGACTTTTACTCGTATGTTATTCAGAAGAATTTCAGCAGACTTAGCGCTGACTAGCTACAAGGATCGTCTCAAAAAATTAGGTATGAGCAGTTTGAGGAACAGACGTTTACACGCCGACCTAATCTTGTGTTTTCGGATCCTCAGAAATGAGGACCAAATTCTCTCTTTAATTTGTTTCGTCATATTACCTCTTCTCTCAATTACTTCAGAATAACCTCCTCTTACTAAGTTCCGCAACTTTTGGCAGGTTTGCTCTTGACTGCCGCTTGTCTAGATCGTGGTGTTCagtcgtttgaggatcacGAAAGTTGGTGAACCCTCTTGCTTAAGGTCCCCCATAGTTCAAACGTGTTCCTTATGTCTTGGGCTAATTCCGTACTGTCCGTACCCTGATGTTTTGGTAACTTGACCAATGGTAAGCGCTCTGGATGGGATAGTAGATGTCACAAGAGGATTCTTCATcttctggagtaggagaacgacatgtttGACATGTAGTACTTGTAACCCGCCGCAGAAAAAGACAGCGCCAGTCTTCTCTGGCAATAAATTGGGTTCCGGTTTCAGtaaagtttgtttttgttcctaaGATTCTCTGAttcagacaaagtgtgttccatttttttctttcttttctggtgcaccattggtgtatgcgaataaataaattagtaaaataCGAAGGTGAAAACTGAACAAGGAAAATGATATCATCcggcggagcgcacgtcggatatcggtgaccaccgtccagttctccTCAGCTTCACTACACGGTTCTACAAGaaaaaccgaggagttcctcttcatcCGAAAATCGACATTGCAGGTGTAAAAGacaaagaatgcagaacgaagcTTCACCAAAGTGGGTCTATTCATGTTGAAGTACGGACCAGGAGAAAGCTCAGATCCACGacaagatccacgtacaaCTCTGTATGGGTCGCCCGCAGCACTAGTGatttcaacaagaaaaagcGACAGAGAAGGAAATtccgtcaactgcaacaagaccgcgataagaAGTTGACGTCAAGATGGAAGGATcatgaaaaggcgtgggaggacaagaatcCGCGGCAAGGCTATGCTTCATTAGAGCAGTATAGCGGTAAAATGAAAAGACGTTCTCAAGTACTCAACACAACCAATGaagtggctgtcggtgaacCAACTCttccaattaggaagaatcacttcaagaccttgcaaGCGCCGTCAGTTTCCCGAACTCGATACGTTGATAGAcggacatatgcggttaacgaggaaccatcgaccgagtcggagattctggtctgtatccgGAGGACGAAAAATGGagaatctggtggagacgacgggagtagcgcagaaatgctgaaatatcttcctccgtctggtaTTCGAGAGATGACAAACATCATCCgctcaatatggatagacgaaagaatacttgactcgtggagacacgcaatcacaattcccctccacaagaagttatacGTCACAGATCCAGGGAATTATCGAGTAAACTCTTTGTTACATGCTGTGTAAAAGGTTTTAGGGTGGAGTATCATGTGCCGATTTATTAAACATCGCAAGGAagcaacgcgcgacgagcaagctggctttcgtcctggccgttttacgattgaccaggtgttcatcgtcaggagagtgatcaaaatctggcagcggtattcgaagccaatgcaattaatGTTTCTGGACTCTGAAGcagctttcgactctcctcatcgaggcccTCTTTTCAACGctcttcgcgccgatggagtgcCAGAAAAGTTGGTTAGCTtgtttgatgacatgaatcaacgaagaACTGCTGCatttcgaacaccagccggatgtacaacaccgcttGAGGTGATAGGTGAGGTAAGACAAAAGGCAGTGGTAGAacctttttgttcaatttcgccattgacgacattatgcgaaaaaCAGTAAATCAGTGTCCTGTCAtcctagcaccatcaggacgcCCCTTGACCAATCTCGcgtacgctgacgatgttgttacaTTCGCAGAAAGCAgtacaaaacttcaaaatgttgtcgaccttgtatcgaagctggctggaCTACGTCTGCCTGCTGATAGAAGCAGCAGAAGTGGATCTCTTTGAGACCTCGAACGGAAATAAGGGTGGACAGACAACCGATTGAACTCGTTGATGAATTCTGTTACCTAGGTTGTACGCTGAAGAGCAACGGCAGCGACGacaaagatattcagcaatgATGCGCTAACACCATTTCTGCATTCACCTCTTTatcgaaatgcctgtggtcgacctctATCACAAGTAAACTTAAGCCGCGAGTCTACcaatcatgatgtacggatcggagacttgggtaGCCCCATCTACGATGActgagaggcttgactgcatggAAAAGAAGCTGATTAAACGGCTGTTTGGCTACTtctggcctagggtatgccacaacaAAGACCTTTACGCGGACATAGATGTGGTATGCCGACGGATGACacatggaagatatcaacatcttgcgcCGCCATCAAAAGTAGCCACAAAAAAtagtcttcgcttctttgatcacatattaaggagaccagcagatcgccttgttcaacgaattTTAAGGAATTTGTCGATTTCGAGCTGGAAGATGGCACCTCACCAGAAACGGAAGTTCTAGACTGAGGTGATGAAAGAGGacttgaggacactcggcgtcaATAGGCAAATCAAGCGAGACTAAAGGTTTCGCGGAATATaaaatagcgacgaatggattgattctgtgcaaactCTCGCAGAAGTtagagaaggttgggcagagctaactatgttcaaggacggcacacctcggcgaagatgcgggtaatcgcttCAGGCGATGAAATCAGCCCGCCAATTAAGTCAGAGTAAAGTAAGACAAAAAACTCCATTGGAAAAGTACAGGGGCCTGTTATcatgaaaaattcaactgCTTACGTGTTTCGATCCATCAAAACAGTTCTCTCAGGAGTCAACATAGATCTTCAAACACGTACAGAAAAATGTATACAGGAACTTTCTCTTACGACAACAGGCCCGTTCGTAACAGCCAACGAAAGAGAAATGGCTGCAAGAGTAGTAAATATGGTAAAGAATCACCAAAAGGTCCATCTCTCCGAtctgaagagagaaaaattgtgaagcAACTAAAATTTCGAATTGAGAACAATCGAATCCTTTGCTGCAGAGAAAGTCCACAAAAAGCAAGTCTAAAACAGAGTTTGCTAGAATGATAGCACAAGAAGCTCACACTAGTTTCCATTGTGGAATTGCTCATACAATGGCAAACATCGGGGAAACACCAGCTGAAGTGGAAATTGATCCGAACATGGTTTGGATGCTACAAGATGAATAATCTCCCTTCCGCTCGCTCTGATATACAGGATCTCTCAGACTACAGAGCTCGAAGGACAAAGCTATTCGAGCACGTAGGAATGGACTTAATGGGCTCAATcacagcaaaagaaaatggaactaTAAAGAAGTTCTATGGAATGATTTTGACCTGCGCGACTAAATGCCTGCTTAATCTTCGAGCTTGTTGGAGATATGTCGAAAATTGTTCAGCTCGTCctaaaaaggtttttttgcgCGTCGAGGAGTTCCAATTATGATAATCTCAGGCAACTGACCAGAATTCATACTTGGAGACAAAAATCTGAAAGATGCGGTTACTTCCATTTCTAATGAACATATTCTCACAGTAGTGCGCAATAATGGTTATTGTAAgtttcaattgtttttgagTTCCTAGAAAAAATAGCACTCAAGTTTTTTTAGGTTTAAAGCAAAGTTGCTGAATCCGATTTGAAAAGATTTACAAAAATgaactcttttctctttctagaGAGCTGTTTCAAGTCTTAAACGTACCACCACGTTCGGGAACGCTTCCTATCTAGCCCAGAAACCGATTTCATTACTCGTGCTTAATTTCCTAACTTAAGCTCCGCCCACTTCTTGGCGGCTTTTAAGAAAGATCCGCCAGTCACTTTCTCACGTTGGTGATCGCGTGATATTTTCGCGCAATGATGATGTCAGTATATTCGAAAATAGAAGGGcaaattattcttttaataTAGGCAGCTTAAATCTTTGCTGTAAAAAGCAGTAAAATGATAGGGGATATTTAGAGCATACTGAAAATGTTCAGTTTCGAAGTTAGAAGTTTTATGAAATTATTATGATTATACTAGAATGCAAATGTGAATAGAACGTGATCTCCTCCATTCGTGGTAGTTTCTCTTTGAATTCACTCGCTTTATTGTATCAATTGccttgttcttttgtttttatacgAATAACACCTAGAGAAAACTCATCATGTGTCAATTTGTATTGATACATAACACGTAGATTTACACAAATATACTCAATTTCAAGTtccacaacaattttttcacagGTTACAACAGAAATATAAGATATCATCATACCCATCATCGCTGCACgaaattacatattttttgaagcataCTTTTCCGAGAATCTTGAGAAATTCTACGACTTTGCAGATTCAGATGGTTTTGAATGTCCCATAGAAAGCAGTACACAGAATATCAGAGTCAAATTGTTTTACCACTTTATGAATTTGAGCATCATTGGCATACATTTGCATACAGAGACGGTACGGGCGAAATGTTGATTATCATTTGGTAAATAATAAGCCAATTCGCAcgattccagtttttttttttcaaattttgagaactttttcaaattttctaatttatagAGGATTTTTTATAGAGGATATCGAATAAGAagtgaaaacaagaagaactTAAAGGAAAGCAAAAGGAAGTTaataatcaaaaacaaaaatcaaaaatagagAAAGCTAAAACGAGGCAACGAAAATTAAATCATGGAAAGAGCTGAAATGGAGAGCATGTTACTGATTAGTCCAAAgcaagttttcttctttgttttccagagaaaaaaaaaatgaaaaatgaatcttCCCTCGACTCACTACAACTGAACGATTAGTATATGGACCCACTTTTGAGGTCTGAATCTCCCTTGTTGGTGTGCAAAGACTAACAGCACCCGGTAGTTTCAGGTAGTTGACCTTTTCAACAAATGGCAGCAATTTCAACCTCATGTGTTCTATCGTCTCGATCAAATACAAGAGGAATTAATGGTGTCGAAAATGATTTGCTTCGTCTAACGAACACtcgaatccgaaaaaaaagacaggagTAAAACTAAAAAGTTTCAACACCAAAATACTGTAAAGTATCTTGCTTTCTTCTGGTTCTTCTGTGTGTCTTGTATTCTCTATCTAAGTTGTGCAATATTTTGCCAACAATTTGTATTTCTGGAAGGATATTTACTTTTGAAGTAAGAAAACCCAAGTTTTATTTCACAACCTGACACCAGTTGAAATGATGTCGTCGAAGCGATAGAAGCGATTACAATGCGAGAATGCAGCACAATTTTCCTCGAATAGGTTTTTCATTGTCACTGGTAAGAAAGTGAGCGGGACTTGTTGAAGTTGTCAGGTGTGGGATTAAAGCAGACTGTAAATGACAACACGCGTCCAGCTGAGTGGCACAAAGAACttggaaatattgaaaaacgCTCTCGTTGCTGGATGTGAGTTTGTAAACATTTTCTGTGAATAGATTACCTTCGTCCTTGGCTTCGAGTTGTTTATCTgatagaagagaagaaggcAACAAGATTGTCCTATCTTGTGTATCTGTTGCGAGACAGACAGCATCTCGGTAGGGTAAAGCACATTTCCAGCATTGTAACTGCAGTACTTATAACAAGCAAAGACGTCATCAAAAAATTTAGCTCCCTCTACTGGATGCAAAGaactctctctttttttttgcctcctatgcttttcactactttttctttgtattataATGCATGGGAGCGGATGTGGAACAGTCGCTAAGAGGTTCCGTAGAAACGGCACGATCgaccgatggttcgaaaccgccttaacgccaaccaaggctttcatcctCTCGGAGTTGATGAATTGGCACTAGACTTGTATAGTAatgtaaaaacactgaattgacttaaaatttaaaaatacatcggctagccctggTTAGTCACTGTATATTCTAGACACGCGTTGGTAAACCTTAaacaattctaaattgaagttgGCTGAGTGGTGCATCTCAAACGTATTATCACCAGCCACTTCATCCGTTACTTTATTGTAATCTTTGGATAGAAACGCGGAAACGCGATTCTAAGCAGCCCACGTTTCAGCAGCAAGGGGTAGAAGGTTTCGaaaaatctttcgaaataccATGAAATCGTAAGAGGACGTTGCCATGGACACAACAGAGAAAGAGCTTTAATATAAACAGTACACGAAGAGAAGCAGCCAAAATTCCTACAGCTTCTAACATTGGAACCACGATTGCGGGAGCGCAGAGGAcataaactctggatcgtgaGTCTCCATGCACCTACCGAAACCTCTGAAGACTATAAAAAGGACGCATTTTACGATGAACCCAGTGCGCAGATGTCCAAGATACCCAGCTAGCAGGAGTCaattgtcggaattgatgcgaatgtgaagaaaagagTCGAACAACAATTCGATGTGCTCGGAAACTGACATTATGTCATGAAGTAAACATCGGATAACGGAGGCGTCCGGTAAACCTTTCAAAGCAGACGACTCTCATCAATGCATTCACTTTTaaaaggaatcatcgacggCATCAATTTACGAGGCAAGATACAACCTCCTTAACGCCAAAAGGGCAAAGCAAGCAGAAAGCTCGTAGGCCTCCGCTCGATTACTTTCTAACAGGGTACATCCCTTTGTCGGATATCCAAATGTCTAGAGGTTTCTGGGATGTCGCTCAAAACATTGAAACTCGACTTGATCtgtgaaaaacaatgaatgcaGGAATTGTGCAAAATAGTGTCGATCAATAGGAGGACCAAGAAGAGAGTGGATGACGCTTAAagttaaaaggaaaaagtttctggcattaatcaatccgcttgggatgcgccccacgttcacttcaattcagaatggtttgaggtttacgaacgtgtaactggcctgtgcaatgacttgcggtggctagccgatgtgtcaaatcagtgtttttatcctcccagacaagtctggtaccaatttagcgacctcggagggatgaaaggcttggtgggcaCTAGGGTGGACTCGaaactccgatcgattgtgcagaaagcggaacctctaaccgctccACAACATCCGCTCCGTGGATGACGCTTACTCCAATAAATCCCCATTTCACTACTCCCTTACTTGCAATAAATGCACTCGCGACGCTGCCAAGAAAACGTTTCCGGTTTTAGCACCGAGGACAATTCTGTATGCGTTGTCCGCACTACTAGTGACTTCAGCAAGGAGAAGCGTCTAAGAAGTATGTCAGCGTCAGGTGAAACGTGATCGTGAGAACGAATGGGTATCAAGTTTGCAGTCAGCGAAGAACCACTGACCAAGTCAGAGGGTCTGGTCTGTGTCAAAAAATGGGTAAGAGAAAAATCTGGCGGAGGCGATGGAATTAGCgtagaaatattaaaatcaCTTCCTCCTTCTGGAATTCGGAAAATGACGAAGATTGTTCGTCTAATCTGATAGAATGCCTGACTCCTAAAAAAACGCCATCGTAATTCTCTTCCACAAGAAGCAATCTGCTTAGGAACTTGTTAATTACCGACAAATATCACTGCTGCGTGTTGTGAGCAAGGTTCTGAAGCGGATCATCCTAGATCGGTTACTAAGATATCGCGAAGAAACCTCTTGCAATGAACAAGCTAGCTTTAGTCTTGGCCACCCAACGACTGACTTGGTATAAATTGTCAGCAGAATGATCGAGGTGTGGCCGCGGTACATCTATGCATTTGGCGCTGCTCGACTTTTAAgctgctttcgactctcctcatcgagacGGTCTCTTTAATGCACGTCGTGCCAATGGTATTTCAGGAATGTACAACCATCTAATCGAGGATATAAACAGAACAGCAACTGCTGCTGTTAGAACACCAGCCGTATTTGATTCATCATTCGAAATGGATACTGGAGTGAGACGAGGTAGCGAGACCCTTTCTGTTTAACTTTGCCGCCACCTACATCAtgcgaaaaaaagttgagcagCGTCCCGCTGATGTTGTTCTAGCACCATCAGCACGTtcttcaacgagttcgattacgccgacgatgtagtGATATTCGCTTCAAGTGACGcgaagttacaacatgttgaGAACTTTGTCAAACAGAGTGAATTATTTAGGCAGCGACGACGGTGAAGCTCATTATGATACGTTTAATCGCTATATGTTTTGGCAAGGCATGATCAGAGGCACGCTTGGAAATCTACGGAAGCCTCTTTACTGCCCGTCAGAATGAAGtctgtttttctatttttcaaaagcgGAGCTTCTCAAAAGCAACGCATCAAAAAGCAAGCTAATTTTGTGTGGCATTACTGGTCAGCCTGTTAATTGTGTTGATTCCATCGGCTCTGAGTTGTTTTTGTCTTTGAGACATTATAAACAAGTCAACTCAGGTTGATTACGAATACGTTATCACTTTAGATGAAGCAACAATGGACAAGGTAATTCTTCGCCAGAAAACGTACTAACGTATTGATTTGAAACTTTAAAGCTCCAGCTGTTGAGGCTCCATTGAACCTTGGAGAAGAGTGCATAAGATTCAATCAAGCtgttaaaactttttttttttggaggagaTAATCATATTCTCCGCCGTACATTATAAACGCAGAGGAAATCTGTCGGACTAACTAGCAAGTCCCTATTGATTCCAGGACGAAAACAGGTCGAGATTGAAAAGATCGACCTTATAGATATGCAGACCAATACTCTCAAGCGAGATGTATGTAGCATTTAGTCTGAGTTCGATCCGAAATTGTCGCTGagcaaatcaaatcaaatcgaCCCAAAATGGAAAGATGTACAAAGTGAATAAAGTCTTGactaacaacaaacaaaattcacgaatttattaatataaagattttttctgcGGGCATTCCCCACCCCACAAATGTATTACTACAATCatacacatcggctagccaccgcaagtcattgttcgtaaaaaaaactacaattaTTCTACCCtgtatggaaaagaaaagttgaaatgTCTACCGAACTAATCTCTCATTATTATGTAGCGATGATTCTATCCATGAACAAAGGTATGTACTGAAAGTGGACGGACACAAAGGCAAAACTCACTAATGAACTCCTTCCTCTCGAGAAACACCTCCATCAGAGCTTGTCGATACCTGCTATTTGCTATTTCATAGCTGTAAGTATGTAAGTAAAATTAGCCACATGTAGCTATGAAGATTAATAGTGTCAATTTTTTACTATCTGTGTTTGAAGACAGcaaaaataagagagaaaacTTCGAGAGTTTGCAAAGACCGAGGAACTGCTTTGTGTagcatttctcttttcaagtAAAATACGGCCCACGACTCGGATTACACTGTAGACTGGTCTGCTTTATTCaaacactgcaaaaaaagttaCCTCACATTT is a window encoding:
- a CDS encoding hypothetical protein (NECATOR_CHRX.G24492.T1) — encoded protein: MRRGIGVCVLVAAFISAQIVTPDNDLKADLLPAEIMCTDNLSQLRLILVYRPPNSSAADDKRLVDVLSDPAVMNHQTVILGDFNLHVDWINSIAFNSSSSHSLDFFTSADFVQNVNLPTRADRVLDILLTPSTYTLDVELLPPLASSDHAIVHFETSVSMSAPRIPMPNFFATDNFPLNNYFSGVDCSTLFNQYSSCSDIYLRFCKKVYEGLAKFVPFRFPRASSLNLPHQLKALISHRQRLFEEVDHPLHNPLYKKVCSDIDFHMKRYLSYRERPSVHSESMKPFYLYLRHKMKGNGKLPGVVDQTGVTYIRDADKANALALHFASVFSSECSNNTPETVGTAPIQQQCSVIFFPSFRYLQIPQVS
- a CDS encoding hypothetical protein (NECATOR_CHRX.G24493.T2) is translated as MYADDIKIYGIYDDENYLEVRTALQTSLAKMLGWASKWDLRINYDKSLVMHVGVKDKECRTKLHQSGSIHVEVRTRRKLRSTTRSTYNSVWVARSTSDFNKKKRQRRKFRQLQQDRDKKLTSRWKDHEKAWEDKNPRQGYASLEQYSGKMKRRSQVLNTTNEVAVGEPTLPIRKNHFKTLQAPSVSRTRYVDRRTYAVNEEPSTESEILVCIRRTKNGESGGDDGSSAEMLKYLPPSGWSIMCRFIKHRKEATRDEQAGFRPGRFTIDQVFIVRRVIKIWQRYSKPMQLMFLDSEAAFDSPHRGPLFNALRADGVPEKLVSLFDDMNQRRTAAFRTPAGCTTPLEVIAPSGRPLTNLAYADDVVTFAESSTKLQNVVDLVSKLAGLRLPADRSSRSGSL
- a CDS encoding hypothetical protein (NECATOR_CHRX.G24493.T1); translated protein: MYADDIKIYGIYDDENYLEVRTALQTSLAKMLGWASKWDLRINYDKSLVMHVGVKDKECRTKLHQSGSIHVEVRTRRKLRSTTRSTYNSVWVARSTSDFNKKKRQRRKFRQLQQDRDKKLTSRWKDHEKAWEDKNPRQGYASLEQYSGKMKRRSQVLNTTNEVAVGEPTLPIRKNHFKTLQAPSVSRTRYVDRRTYAVNEEPSTESEILVCIRRTKNGESGGDDGSSAEMLKYLPPSGIREMTNIIRSIWIDERILDSWRHAITIPLHKKLYVTDPGNYRVNSLLHAV
- a CDS encoding hypothetical protein (NECATOR_CHRX.G24494.T1), with product MQLMFLDSEAAFDSPHRGPLFNALRADGVPEKLVSLFDDMNQRRTAAFRTPAGCTTPLEVIAASLPIMMYGSETWVAPSTMTERLDCMEKKLIKRLFGYFWPRRKSTKSKSKTEFARMIAQEAHTSFHCGIAHTMANIGETPAEVEIDPNMVWMLQDE
- a CDS encoding hypothetical protein (NECATOR_CHRX.G24494.T2), which gives rise to MMYGSETWVAPSTMTERLDCMEKKLIKRLFGYFWPRRKSTKSKSKTEFARMIAQEAHTSFHCGIAHTMANIGETPAEVEIDPNMVWMLQDE
- a CDS encoding hypothetical protein (NECATOR_CHRX.G24495.T1), which gives rise to MYNHLIEDINRTATAAVRTPAVFDSSFEMDTGVRRGSDDGEAHYDTFNRYMFWQGMIRGTLGNLRKPLYCPSE